In Magnolia sinica isolate HGM2019 chromosome 12, MsV1, whole genome shotgun sequence, a single genomic region encodes these proteins:
- the LOC131220445 gene encoding structural maintenance of chromosomes protein 4-like, producing MIEFQNKIVCDFEKRFPRMYVCFRGHLYLGSIQWKDDGIYEAVAGSDFVITRVAFRDNSSKYYINDRGSNFTEVTKKLKGKGVDLDNNRFLIL from the exons atgatcgagtttcaaaacaaaatagtCTGCGATTTTGAGAAGCGAtttcccaggatgtatgtgtgttttaGGGGCCATCTgtaccttggaagcatacaatggaag gatgatggaatatacgaagctgttgcaggaagtgactttgtcattactagagttgcatttcgagacaactcttcaaagtactacataaatgaccgtggaagtaattttacagaggtcactaagaaattgaaaggaaaaggagtggacttggacaacaatcggtttttgattctttag